DNA from Kogia breviceps isolate mKogBre1 chromosome 3, mKogBre1 haplotype 1, whole genome shotgun sequence:
CCAGGAGTGCGTGGACCAGAAGGTGTACCAGGCCGAGATGGACGAGCTCCCTGCCGCCTTCGCCGACGGCTCTAAGAACGGTGGCGACAAGCACGGGGCCAACAGCCTGAAGATCACCGAGAAGGTGTCGGGCCAGCACGTGGAGATCCAGGCCAAGTACATCGGCACCACCATCGTGGTCCGCCAGGTGGGCGGCTACCTGACTTTCGCGGTCCGCATGCCCGAGGAGGTAGTCAACGCCGTGGAAGACCGGGACAGCCAGGGCCTCTACCTCTGCCTGAGGGGCTGCCCCCTCAACCAGCAGATCGACTTCCAGGCCTTCCGAGCCGGCGCTGAGCGCCCCGGCGCCCACAGGCTACCAGccgccagccccgccccctcAGCCCCCGACACCTTCCCGTACGAGACGGCCGTGGCCAAGTGCAAGGAGAAGCTGCCCGTGGAGGACCTCTACTACCAGGCCTGCGTCTTCGACCTGCTCACCACAGGGGACGTGAACTTCACGCTGGCCGCCTACTATGCCCTGGAGGACGTCAAGATGCTCCACTCCAACAAGGACAAGCTGCACCTGTACGAGAGGACTCGGGAGCCCCCGGGCAGGGCGGCTGCCGCAGGGCTGCCCCTGGCCCCCTGGCCCCTCCTCGGCAGCCTTCTACTCTCGCCCCTGTTCCCTGTGCTGCTGGAGGCCGCCTAGGGCCGAGAGCGAGGCGTCCCCAAACTGGTCGGCGGCTGCACGAGGGCCAGTGGTGGCCTCCCGGTGGCCCCCGCAGTCCCTGCAGGGCTCAGGAGCCCCGGCGGCCGCGTACCTCCGAGCTGCCTTGGGCTGCCTGCTGGCAAGGGCTGGGGGCGTGGgacgtcccctcccctcccccggggcccGGGACAAGGTTGTGGTGACCGGTGCTGTGACGTTTGTGACATAGAGCTGTGCAGAGGGACAGCTGCCCCTCTCCGCCCGCCCCGCTGTGTGAATGTGCAAATCAGAGCCCCTCAGGCCTAAGCCCTCACCCCAACAGAGACACTGGGCGTGGTGGGCAGAGTCGACCTGCCCTCACCCCTGCAATGCACTGAAACAGGCCCGGCCGACTGCTGCACGTGCATCCCGGGCCACCTGCGCCCACCCCACGCACACACACTCGTACACACTCGCACACACAaggctgggggatggggggagcgCGGAGGCAGCCTCGAGGCTAGACCCCTGGGCAGGGCATCCTTTCCTCTTGGGCTTTAGGACACC
Protein-coding regions in this window:
- the RGMA gene encoding repulsive guidance molecule A isoform X1, with the protein product MQPPRERLVVTGRAGWMGMGRGAGPSALGFWPTFAFLLCSFPAATSSCKILKCNSEFWSATAGSHAPAPDDAPEFCAALRTYALCTRRTARTCRGDLAYHSAVHGIEDLMSQHNCSKDGPTSQPHLRTLPPPPGDSQERSDSPEICHYEKSFHNRAAAPNYTHCGLFGDPHLRTFTDRFQTCKVQGAWPLIDNNYLNVQVTNTPVLPGSAATATSKLTIIFKNFQECVDQKVYQAEMDELPAAFADGSKNGGDKHGANSLKITEKVSGQHVEIQAKYIGTTIVVRQVGGYLTFAVRMPEEVVNAVEDRDSQGLYLCLRGCPLNQQIDFQAFRAGAERPGAHRLPAASPAPSAPDTFPYETAVAKCKEKLPVEDLYYQACVFDLLTTGDVNFTLAAYYALEDVKMLHSNKDKLHLYERTREPPGRAAAAGLPLAPWPLLGSLLLSPLFPVLLEAA
- the RGMA gene encoding repulsive guidance molecule A isoform X2, whose product is MGMGRGAGPSALGFWPTFAFLLCSFPAATSSCKILKCNSEFWSATAGSHAPAPDDAPEFCAALRTYALCTRRTARTCRGDLAYHSAVHGIEDLMSQHNCSKDGPTSQPHLRTLPPPPGDSQERSDSPEICHYEKSFHNRAAAPNYTHCGLFGDPHLRTFTDRFQTCKVQGAWPLIDNNYLNVQVTNTPVLPGSAATATSKLTIIFKNFQECVDQKVYQAEMDELPAAFADGSKNGGDKHGANSLKITEKVSGQHVEIQAKYIGTTIVVRQVGGYLTFAVRMPEEVVNAVEDRDSQGLYLCLRGCPLNQQIDFQAFRAGAERPGAHRLPAASPAPSAPDTFPYETAVAKCKEKLPVEDLYYQACVFDLLTTGDVNFTLAAYYALEDVKMLHSNKDKLHLYERTREPPGRAAAAGLPLAPWPLLGSLLLSPLFPVLLEAA